Proteins found in one Fusarium keratoplasticum isolate Fu6.1 chromosome 12, whole genome shotgun sequence genomic segment:
- a CDS encoding DOMON domain-containing protein: MKSLISTAVVSALSLFTQRASATLATYCTGDSNDVCYSWGVPESTASSGSGNIFFRLEAPADYQWVALGTGTGMSGSTMFVMYQDGSGNITLSTRKGHGHEMPEYSTFQGVKLLEGTGVSNKTMIANVQCNGFTHMDFSGSNDWIGAWKKGQALDSASVRATIEEHDGTDRFSVDFAKATITSDGNPFTKTSSKTPSSTSGNDAVSGGGGGEDHSGTIHGIIMSIVFLIGFPIGSLLMPLIGKWLVHAGWQIMVFVGMWVGFGIGKIAADKNGQWLNEPHVQLGLAVCILMILQPVLGWLHHRNYVKYQRRTPVSHGHLWYGRALMTVGIINGGIGLQLASASTGLIAAYSVVGIIMFSLYVVGAVRKEIALRKKSKGMEQLGTSSNSALELVP; this comes from the exons ATGAAGTCTCTCATCAGTACAGCCGTTGTTTCTGCGTTGTCACTCT TTACCCAAAGAGCATCAGCAACACTCGCAACCTACTGCACCGGTGACTCCAACGACGTGTGCTACAGCTGGGGCGTCCCAGAATCGACAGCCTCTTCAGGCTCTGGCAACATCTTCTTCCGCCTCGAAGCTCCCGCCGATTACCAATGGGTCGCCCTCGGAACTGGGACTGGCATGAGTGGCTCCACAATGTTTGTCATGTACCAAGATGGCTCTGGGAACATCACCCTAAGCACAAGAAAGGGACACGGCCACGAGATGCCTGAGTACAGCACTTTCCAAGGTGTCAAGTTACTTGAGGGAACCGGAGTGTCCAACAAGACAATGATTGCCAATGTACAATGCAATGGCTTTACACACATGGACTTCTCCGGGTCTAACGACTGGATTGGGGCCTGGAAGAAAGGCCAAGCTTTGGACTCTGCTAGTGTTCGCGCCACCATCGAGGAGCACGACGGCACGGATAGATTTTCAGTGGATTTCGCCAAAGCTACTATCACCTCTGATGGGAACCCCTTCACAAAGACATCGAGCAAGACGCCTAGTTCTACCTCTGGCAACGATGCTGTCtctggcggcggcggtggcgaAGACCACAGTGGGACCATTCATGGCATTATCATGTCAATAGTCTTTCTGATTGGATTCCCCATTGGATCTCTGCTGATGCCTCTGATTGGAAAATGGCTTGTCCACGCTGGGTGGCAGATCATGGTCTTTGTAGGCATGTGGGTTGGGTTTGGGATTGGCAAGATTGCAGCCGATAAAAACGGGCAG TGGTTGAATGAACCTCATGTCCAACTTGGTCTGGCCGTCTGTATCTTGATGATCCTGCAGCCTGTGCTAGGTTGGTTGCACCACCGCAACTACGTCAAGTATCAGAGGCGAACACCTGTTAGTCATGGGCATCTTTGGTACGGGAGGGCCTTGATGACTGTTGGCATCATTAACGGCGGTATTGGATTGCAACTGGCTTCAGCCTCTACAGGCCTGATAGCAGCATATTCTGTGGTAGGCATCATCATGTTCTCATTGTATGTCGTGGGCGCTGTTCGTAAAGAGATAGCGCTGCGCAAAAAGAGCAAGGGGATGGAGCAACTGGGGACCAGCTCCAACAGTGCCCTGGAGCTGGTGCCATAA